From Cannabis sativa cultivar Pink pepper isolate KNU-18-1 chromosome 8, ASM2916894v1, whole genome shotgun sequence, a single genomic window includes:
- the LOC115699086 gene encoding uncharacterized protein LOC115699086 isoform X2 yields MDRNQGKRAMDQQKNYEQVRYSNMEPRNDGHGSTNDRYFQDPSSNVNTNLRPPGYNVSVGTRPGLNFSIQTGEEFEFMRERVNSRQHYVPNAYGGDPNNAPAYMNLNGILGTSHAASESGSDISMVNSREKSQTQDFERKGSSVNEEKSYHGSIRSVPQTSSRSDIGRGLHGYVSSGASHSSSTKVKFLCSFGGKILPRPSDGRLRYVGGDTRIIRISKDISWQELMQKILTIYNQTHTIKYQLPGEDLDALVSVSCDEDLQNMMEECLHDGGSLKPRIFLFSSADLEDVQLGLGSMEGDSEVQYVVAVNGMDLGSRKNSFALGSTSGNNLDELLGLNVEREHPSPELAGTSTAASTIHLPSSTRQSSHTAVPSLTSAYESNRQAYWGHDMHLREAGLHPPSTFQPVESFSGVDGNMTPLQYSYSSHPPNYATVGDSSGPTLIPGHGSQHGALPEDKQYGGVHLHNSEVSANEMKLKGVSSAQKISEPEKSQSLDKEAMSKESVMKRESSFQKVTETDTSRAMESEHNFSSHTHDGSSPHYMPREEPSFPNSAADIGPPSIGTKSNRKLQEQVQTSLSPEIVNEGKNYNQESQVHSPSGLQVPGYGPSETDPVDFNSSLEPPVVPQPIFKSERIPREQAELNRLSKSNDSFGSQFLLTQALSDHSQPISNSTSKFQEDNVARHAEQSSLPSNPSKKIPQNLVENINKMNSKISEEVLDSKLQKPYQVQVKDHSTNDKEASGLNHQMANQGFDKPKEGSTLSSPEHDRKEIAFTDIFIKARISQNLSGISPLPGDGAGVSINMENHEPKSWSYFRKLAQDEFERKDVSLMDQDHLGFSSLMANMGGFPIDYSHPPLKSDGGALGHIDSNMGFVDSINQESTNMTVPSSINLHSDYNATQFKEKESEQLDAVNPKIPESDYEDGELEIQNTAVPLVDLSLDDFDITTLQIIKNEDLEELRELGSGTFGTVYHGKWRGTDVAIKRIKKSCFTGRSSEQERLTVEFWREAEILSKLHHPNVVAFYGVVQDGPGGTMATVTEFMVNGSLRHVLLSKERHLDRRKRLIIAMDAAFGMEYLHSKNIVHFDLKCDNLLVNLKDPLRPICKVGDFGLSKIKRNTLVTGGVRGTLPWMAPELLNGSSSKVSEKVDVFSFGIVLWEILTGEEPYANMHYGAIIGGIVNNTLRPPVPSYCDSEWRLLMEQCWAPDPVGRPSFTEIARRLRVMSAACQSKPQGHQQQSQVPK; encoded by the exons ATGGACAGAAATCAGGGAAAAAGGGCCATGGATCAACAAAAAAACTATGAACAAGTTAGGTACAGCAATATGGAACCAAGAAATGATGGACATGGGTCTACAAATGATAGATATTTTCAGGATCCATCCAGTAATGTTAATACTAACTTGAGGCCACCGGGTTACAATGTGTCTGTTGGAACTAGACCTGGGCTGAATTTCTCCATTCAGACTGGGGAGGAATTCGAGTTTATGCGTGAAAGAGTAAATTCCAGGCAACACTATGTTCCAAATGCTTATGGTGGTGATCCTAACAATGCTCCTGCTTATATGAATCTAAACGGCATACTGGGAACTAGCCATGCAGCTTCTGAAAGTGGATCTGATATCTCTATGGTTAATTCTAGGGAGAAATCTCAAACCCAGGATTTTGAGAGGAAAGGATCTTCTGTAAATGAAGAGAAGAGTTATCATGGTTCTATACGATCCGTACCACAAACCTCATCACGGAGTGATATTGGCCGTGGACTTCATGGTTATGTCTCTTCAGGAGCATCTCATAGCTCATCCACAAAGGTGAAGTTTCTTTGCAGCTTTGGTGGAAAAATTTTGCCCCGTCCAAGTGATGGAAGACTTAGATATGTTGGAGGTGATACACGTATTATAAGGATAAGCAAGGATATTTCCTGGCAAGAACTAATGCAGAAAATATTAACCATATACAACCAAACACATACAATAAAATATCAGCTTCCTGGTGAAGATCTTGATGCATTGGTTTCTGTTTCTTGCGATGAAGATTTGCAGAACATGATGGAGGAATGCCTGCATGATGGGGGATCACTGAAACCTCGTATATTCTTGTTTTCTAGTGCCGATTTGGAGGATGTACAGCTTGGTCTGGGAAGCATGGAAGGTGACTCTGAGGTCCAATATGTAGTTGCTGTAAATGGTATGGACCTGGGCTCAAGAAAGAACTCATTTGCTTTAGGAAGCACTTCTGGTAACAATTTGGATGAGCTACTTGGTCTAAATGTTGAAAGAGAACATCCTTCACCTGAATTAGCTGGTACTAGTACTGCGGCTTCGACAATCCATTTGCCTTCATCTACTCGTCAATCTTCTCATACAGCAGTTCCTAGTTTAACTAGTGCTTATGAATCTAATAGACAGGCTTACTGGGGACATGATATGCATTTGAGAGAAGCTGGCCTACATCCTCCATCAACATTCCAACCCGTGGAAAGCTTCTCTGGAGTAGATGGAAATATGACGCCTCTGCAATACAGTTATAGCTCCCACCCTCCCAATTATGCAACAGTTGGAGACAGTTCAGGTCCAACACTCATCCCAGGGCATGGAAGTCAACATGGTGCTTTGCCTGAAGATAAGCAATATGGTGGCGTCCATCTCCATAATTCTGAAGTatctgcaaatgagatgaaGCTAAAAGGAGTTAGCTCAGCTCAAAAGATTAGTGAACCTGAAAAAAGTCAATCTTTGGACAAGGAAGCTATGTCAAAAGAGTCAGTGATGAAAAGAGAGAGCTCTTTCCAAAAGGTTACTGAAACTGATACAAGTAGGGCCATGGAAAGTGAGCACAACTTTTCTTCACATACCCATGATGGTTCATCTCCACATTACATGCCAAGGGAAGAACCATCTTTTCCTAATTCGGCAGCAGACATTGGGCCACCTTCAATTGGTACAAAAAGCAATAGAAAGCTCCAGGAACAGGTACAAACTTCATTATCTCCTGAAATCGTAAATGAAGGGAAAAATTATAATCAGGAAAGTCAAGTTCACTCACCTAGCGGACTGCAAGTACCTGGATATGGTCCTTCTGAGACTGATCCTGTTGACTTTAACAGCTCCCTTGAACCACCTGTTGTTCCTCAGCCGATCTTTAAATCTGAGCGAATTCCCAGGGAGCAAGCTGAACTGAACCGTTTATCAAAATCTAATGACTCTTTTGGTTCTCAGTTTTTACTAACTCAGGCACTTTCTGATCACTCGCAACCAATATCAAATTCAACTAGTAAATTTCAGGAGGATAATGTTGCTAGGCATGCTGAGCAGTCATCTTTACCATCAAATCCCTCAAAAAAAATCCCTCAAAATCTTgttgaaaatattaataagatGAACTCTAAAATTTCTGAGGAGGTGCTTGACTCGAAGTTACAGAAGCCTTATCAGGTCCAGGTAAAAGATCACTCCACAAATGATAAGGAAGCATCAGGGCTGAATCATCAAATGGCAAATCAAGGATTTGATAAACCCAAGGAAGGATCTACTCTAAGTTCACCAGAGCATGATAGGAAGGAAATTGCTTTCACAG ATATTTTCATAAAAGCTAGAATATCTCAAAACCTTTCAGGCATCAGTCCTCTGCCTGGTGATGGAGCTGGTGTGAGCATCAACATGGAGAATCATGAGCCCAAGAGTTGGTCATACTTTCGAAAGTTAGCCCAGGATGAATTTGAAAGAAAAGATGTGTCTCTTATGGATCAGGACCATCTAGGTTTCTCGTCCCTGATGGCAAACATGGGAGGATTTCCAATAGATTACAGCCACCCGCCTTTGAAATCTGATGGAGGTGCTTTGGGTCACATTGACTCCAATATGGGTTTTGTTGATAGTATCAACCAAGAATCAACCAATATGACTGTTCCGAGCTCGATAAATTTACATTCAGATTACAATGCTACTCAGTTTAAGGAGAAGGAAAGTGAACAATTGGATGCAGTGAACCCAAAAATCCCAGAATCAGATTACGAG GATGGGGAGCTGGAAATTCAGAACACAGCTGTGCCACTTGTTGATCTTAGTCTTGATGATTTTGACATTACAACTTTGCAG ATTATAAAGAATGAAGATCTTGAAGAGCTGAGGGAATTAGGTTCTGGCACTTTTGGGACTGTTTACCATGGAAAATGGAGGGGAACAGATGTTGCCATCAAACGAATTAAAAAGAGTTGCTTTACTGGGAGATCATCAGAGCAAGAAAGATTG ACAGTTGAGTTCTGGCGTGAAGCTGAAATTCTTTCCAAGCTTCACCATCCAAATGTGGTGGCATTTTATGGTGTAGTTCAGGATGGGCCAGGGGGAACAATGGCTACTGTGACAGAGTTCATGGTGAATGGCTCTCTTAGGCATGTTTTGCTTAGCAAAGAAAG GCATCTAGATCGTCGTAAGAGGCTCATCATTGCTATGGATGCAGCATTTGGGATGGAATATCTGCATTCCAAAAACATAgtgcattttgatttgaaatgCGACAACTTGCTTGTCAACTTGAAGGACCCTTTACGCCCTATCTGCAAG GTGGGAGATTTCGGTttgtcaaaaataaaaagaaataccttAGTCACTGGTGGTGTGAGGGGAACCCTTCCATGGATGGCGCCAGAATTGCTAAATGGTAGCAGCAGTAAGGTTTCTGAAAAG GTTGATGTTTTCTCCTTTGGTATTGTTCTATGGGAGATTCTTACTGGAGAGGAGCCTTATGCCAATATGCATTATGGAGCAATTATAG
- the LOC115699086 gene encoding uncharacterized protein LOC115699086 isoform X1, translating into MDRNQGKRAMDQQKNYEQVRYSNMEPRNDGHGSTNDRYFQDPSSNVNTNLRPPGYNVSVGTRPGLNFSIQTGEEFEFMRERVNSRQHYVPNAYGGDPNNAPAYMNLNGILGTSHAASESGSDISMVNSREKSQTQDFERKGSSVNEEKSYHGSIRSVPQTSSRSDIGRGLHGYVSSGASHSSSTKVKFLCSFGGKILPRPSDGRLRYVGGDTRIIRISKDISWQELMQKILTIYNQTHTIKYQLPGEDLDALVSVSCDEDLQNMMEECLHDGGSLKPRIFLFSSADLEDVQLGLGSMEGDSEVQYVVAVNGMDLGSRKNSFALGSTSGNNLDELLGLNVEREHPSPELAGTSTAASTIHLPSSTRQSSHTAVPSLTSAYESNRQAYWGHDMHLREAGLHPPSTFQPVESFSGVDGNMTPLQYSYSSHPPNYATVGDSSGPTLIPGHGSQHGALPEDKQYGGVHLHNSEVSANEMKLKGVSSAQKISEPEKSQSLDKEAMSKESVMKRESSFQKVTETDTSRAMESEHNFSSHTHDGSSPHYMPREEPSFPNSAADIGPPSIGTKSNRKLQEQVQTSLSPEIVNEGKNYNQESQVHSPSGLQVPGYGPSETDPVDFNSSLEPPVVPQPIFKSERIPREQAELNRLSKSNDSFGSQFLLTQALSDHSQPISNSTSKFQEDNVARHAEQSSLPSNPSKKIPQNLVENINKMNSKISEEVLDSKLQKPYQVQVKDHSTNDKEASGLNHQMANQGFDKPKEGSTLSSPEHDRKEIAFTGDAQGESPAGVNASEHGDILIDINDRFPRDFLSDIFIKARISQNLSGISPLPGDGAGVSINMENHEPKSWSYFRKLAQDEFERKDVSLMDQDHLGFSSLMANMGGFPIDYSHPPLKSDGGALGHIDSNMGFVDSINQESTNMTVPSSINLHSDYNATQFKEKESEQLDAVNPKIPESDYEDGELEIQNTAVPLVDLSLDDFDITTLQIIKNEDLEELRELGSGTFGTVYHGKWRGTDVAIKRIKKSCFTGRSSEQERLTVEFWREAEILSKLHHPNVVAFYGVVQDGPGGTMATVTEFMVNGSLRHVLLSKERHLDRRKRLIIAMDAAFGMEYLHSKNIVHFDLKCDNLLVNLKDPLRPICKVGDFGLSKIKRNTLVTGGVRGTLPWMAPELLNGSSSKVSEKVDVFSFGIVLWEILTGEEPYANMHYGAIIGGIVNNTLRPPVPSYCDSEWRLLMEQCWAPDPVGRPSFTEIARRLRVMSAACQSKPQGHQQQSQVPK; encoded by the exons ATGGACAGAAATCAGGGAAAAAGGGCCATGGATCAACAAAAAAACTATGAACAAGTTAGGTACAGCAATATGGAACCAAGAAATGATGGACATGGGTCTACAAATGATAGATATTTTCAGGATCCATCCAGTAATGTTAATACTAACTTGAGGCCACCGGGTTACAATGTGTCTGTTGGAACTAGACCTGGGCTGAATTTCTCCATTCAGACTGGGGAGGAATTCGAGTTTATGCGTGAAAGAGTAAATTCCAGGCAACACTATGTTCCAAATGCTTATGGTGGTGATCCTAACAATGCTCCTGCTTATATGAATCTAAACGGCATACTGGGAACTAGCCATGCAGCTTCTGAAAGTGGATCTGATATCTCTATGGTTAATTCTAGGGAGAAATCTCAAACCCAGGATTTTGAGAGGAAAGGATCTTCTGTAAATGAAGAGAAGAGTTATCATGGTTCTATACGATCCGTACCACAAACCTCATCACGGAGTGATATTGGCCGTGGACTTCATGGTTATGTCTCTTCAGGAGCATCTCATAGCTCATCCACAAAGGTGAAGTTTCTTTGCAGCTTTGGTGGAAAAATTTTGCCCCGTCCAAGTGATGGAAGACTTAGATATGTTGGAGGTGATACACGTATTATAAGGATAAGCAAGGATATTTCCTGGCAAGAACTAATGCAGAAAATATTAACCATATACAACCAAACACATACAATAAAATATCAGCTTCCTGGTGAAGATCTTGATGCATTGGTTTCTGTTTCTTGCGATGAAGATTTGCAGAACATGATGGAGGAATGCCTGCATGATGGGGGATCACTGAAACCTCGTATATTCTTGTTTTCTAGTGCCGATTTGGAGGATGTACAGCTTGGTCTGGGAAGCATGGAAGGTGACTCTGAGGTCCAATATGTAGTTGCTGTAAATGGTATGGACCTGGGCTCAAGAAAGAACTCATTTGCTTTAGGAAGCACTTCTGGTAACAATTTGGATGAGCTACTTGGTCTAAATGTTGAAAGAGAACATCCTTCACCTGAATTAGCTGGTACTAGTACTGCGGCTTCGACAATCCATTTGCCTTCATCTACTCGTCAATCTTCTCATACAGCAGTTCCTAGTTTAACTAGTGCTTATGAATCTAATAGACAGGCTTACTGGGGACATGATATGCATTTGAGAGAAGCTGGCCTACATCCTCCATCAACATTCCAACCCGTGGAAAGCTTCTCTGGAGTAGATGGAAATATGACGCCTCTGCAATACAGTTATAGCTCCCACCCTCCCAATTATGCAACAGTTGGAGACAGTTCAGGTCCAACACTCATCCCAGGGCATGGAAGTCAACATGGTGCTTTGCCTGAAGATAAGCAATATGGTGGCGTCCATCTCCATAATTCTGAAGTatctgcaaatgagatgaaGCTAAAAGGAGTTAGCTCAGCTCAAAAGATTAGTGAACCTGAAAAAAGTCAATCTTTGGACAAGGAAGCTATGTCAAAAGAGTCAGTGATGAAAAGAGAGAGCTCTTTCCAAAAGGTTACTGAAACTGATACAAGTAGGGCCATGGAAAGTGAGCACAACTTTTCTTCACATACCCATGATGGTTCATCTCCACATTACATGCCAAGGGAAGAACCATCTTTTCCTAATTCGGCAGCAGACATTGGGCCACCTTCAATTGGTACAAAAAGCAATAGAAAGCTCCAGGAACAGGTACAAACTTCATTATCTCCTGAAATCGTAAATGAAGGGAAAAATTATAATCAGGAAAGTCAAGTTCACTCACCTAGCGGACTGCAAGTACCTGGATATGGTCCTTCTGAGACTGATCCTGTTGACTTTAACAGCTCCCTTGAACCACCTGTTGTTCCTCAGCCGATCTTTAAATCTGAGCGAATTCCCAGGGAGCAAGCTGAACTGAACCGTTTATCAAAATCTAATGACTCTTTTGGTTCTCAGTTTTTACTAACTCAGGCACTTTCTGATCACTCGCAACCAATATCAAATTCAACTAGTAAATTTCAGGAGGATAATGTTGCTAGGCATGCTGAGCAGTCATCTTTACCATCAAATCCCTCAAAAAAAATCCCTCAAAATCTTgttgaaaatattaataagatGAACTCTAAAATTTCTGAGGAGGTGCTTGACTCGAAGTTACAGAAGCCTTATCAGGTCCAGGTAAAAGATCACTCCACAAATGATAAGGAAGCATCAGGGCTGAATCATCAAATGGCAAATCAAGGATTTGATAAACCCAAGGAAGGATCTACTCTAAGTTCACCAGAGCATGATAGGAAGGAAATTGCTTTCACAGGTGATGCACAAGGAGAGTCTCCTGCTGGTGTTAATGCTTCCGAACATGGAGATATTCTTATTGACATAAATGATCGTTTTCCTCGTGATTTTCTGTCAGATATTTTCATAAAAGCTAGAATATCTCAAAACCTTTCAGGCATCAGTCCTCTGCCTGGTGATGGAGCTGGTGTGAGCATCAACATGGAGAATCATGAGCCCAAGAGTTGGTCATACTTTCGAAAGTTAGCCCAGGATGAATTTGAAAGAAAAGATGTGTCTCTTATGGATCAGGACCATCTAGGTTTCTCGTCCCTGATGGCAAACATGGGAGGATTTCCAATAGATTACAGCCACCCGCCTTTGAAATCTGATGGAGGTGCTTTGGGTCACATTGACTCCAATATGGGTTTTGTTGATAGTATCAACCAAGAATCAACCAATATGACTGTTCCGAGCTCGATAAATTTACATTCAGATTACAATGCTACTCAGTTTAAGGAGAAGGAAAGTGAACAATTGGATGCAGTGAACCCAAAAATCCCAGAATCAGATTACGAG GATGGGGAGCTGGAAATTCAGAACACAGCTGTGCCACTTGTTGATCTTAGTCTTGATGATTTTGACATTACAACTTTGCAG ATTATAAAGAATGAAGATCTTGAAGAGCTGAGGGAATTAGGTTCTGGCACTTTTGGGACTGTTTACCATGGAAAATGGAGGGGAACAGATGTTGCCATCAAACGAATTAAAAAGAGTTGCTTTACTGGGAGATCATCAGAGCAAGAAAGATTG ACAGTTGAGTTCTGGCGTGAAGCTGAAATTCTTTCCAAGCTTCACCATCCAAATGTGGTGGCATTTTATGGTGTAGTTCAGGATGGGCCAGGGGGAACAATGGCTACTGTGACAGAGTTCATGGTGAATGGCTCTCTTAGGCATGTTTTGCTTAGCAAAGAAAG GCATCTAGATCGTCGTAAGAGGCTCATCATTGCTATGGATGCAGCATTTGGGATGGAATATCTGCATTCCAAAAACATAgtgcattttgatttgaaatgCGACAACTTGCTTGTCAACTTGAAGGACCCTTTACGCCCTATCTGCAAG GTGGGAGATTTCGGTttgtcaaaaataaaaagaaataccttAGTCACTGGTGGTGTGAGGGGAACCCTTCCATGGATGGCGCCAGAATTGCTAAATGGTAGCAGCAGTAAGGTTTCTGAAAAG GTTGATGTTTTCTCCTTTGGTATTGTTCTATGGGAGATTCTTACTGGAGAGGAGCCTTATGCCAATATGCATTATGGAGCAATTATAG
- the LOC115700862 gene encoding MLP-like protein 34: protein MSSSSDLIGKLETNIEIKAPAEKFHHIFKHTPHKVSNHTENFHGCELHEGEWGTVGSTICWDYFHDGKRRVSKQIVEAIDDEKNSITFKLIEGDLMEHYKKFKIILVVTPKAEGEGSIVHWRFEYEKHHDEIIDPHTLVDLANEMTKDLELSILPNMSSSSDLTGKLETNIEIKAPAEKFHHIFKHTPHNVSNHTENFHGCELHEGEWGTVGSTICWDYFHDGKRRVSKQIVEAIDDEKNSITFKLIEGDLMEHYKSFKIILVVTPKANEGEGSIVHWRFEYEKHHDEIIDPHTLLDLANEVTQDLATHLAHA from the exons ATGTCTTCCTCCTCTGACCTCATTGGAAAGCTAGAGACAAATATAGAAATCAAAGCTCCAGCTGAGAAATTCCACCATATTTTCAAGCACACTCCTCACAAAGTATCTAATCATACTGAGAACTTCCATGGTTGTGAATTACATGAAGGGGAATGGGGTACGGTTGGATCTACCATTTGTTGGGATTACTTCCATG ATGGGAAGAGAAGAGTATCTAAGCAAATAGTGGAAGCTATAGATGATGAGAAGAATTCTATCACTTTCAAATTGATTGAAGGGGACCTGATGGAGCATTATAAGAAGTTCAAAATAATACTTGTAGTGACTCCTAAAGCTGAGGGTGAAGGCAGTATTGTACATTGGCGTTTTGAGTATGAGAAGCACCACGATGAGATTATAGACCCCCACACTTTGGTTGACCTAGCAAATGAGATGACCAAAGATCTCGAACTCAGTATATTACCAAATATGTCTTCTTCCTCTGACCTTACTGGGAAGCTAGAGACTAATATAGAAATCAAAGCTCCAGCTGAGAAATTCCACCACATTTTCAAGCACACTCCTCACAATGTATCTAATCATACTGAGAACTTCCATGGTTGTGAATTACATGAAGGGGAATGGGGTACTGTTGGATCTACCATTTGTTGGGATTACTTCCATg ATGGGAAGAGAAGAGTATCTAAGCAAATAGTGGAAGCTATAGATGATGAGAAGAATTCGATCACTTTCAAGCTGATTGAAGGGGACCTTATGGAGCATTATAAGAGCTTCAAaataatacttgttgtgactccTAAAGCTAATGAGGGTGAAGGCAGCATTGTGCATTGGCGTTTTGAGTATGAGAAACACCACGATGAGATTATAGATCCCCACACATTGCTTGACCTAGCAAATGAGGTCACCCAAGATCTCGCAACTCACCTTGCCCACGcataa